In one Populus nigra chromosome 12, ddPopNigr1.1, whole genome shotgun sequence genomic region, the following are encoded:
- the LOC133670256 gene encoding peroxidase 44-like has translation MGMKSSFLLILFIVPAVLADLRVGFYKPTCPDAESIIFRAVQKRFNTDKSVTAALLRMHFHDCFVRGCDASILIDSTTQNQAEKDAGPNQTVREYELIDEIKKALEAKCPSKVSCADIITVATRDAVVLAGGPNYTVPTGRRDGLVSRAGDVNLPGPQVDVSQAFQIFRAKGLTLEEMVILLGAHTVGVAHCSFFSERLQNDPSMDANLAANLSNVCANPNTDPTVLLDQGTGFVVDNEFYKQLLLKRGIMHIDQELAIDSSTSGFVSRFARDGNGFKQSFGNAMVKMGSVGVLVGNDGEVRKNCRVFNPKNKPTVPSPPKKDKVSPPSKKAKNKKQKKPKGNGKKKRNTRAL, from the exons ATGGGAATGAAatcttcatttctactcattcTCTTCATTGTTCCGGCTGTATTAGCCGATCTAAGAGTTGGGTTTTACAAACCAACATGCCCTGACGCAGAATCTATCATTTTTCGGGCAGTGCAAAAGCGGTTCAACACAGATAAATCCGTAACCGCAGCCTTGCTTCGCATGCATTTTCATGATTGCTTCGTTAGA GGATGTGATGCATCTATTCTTATAGATTCAACCACTCAAAACCAAGCAGAGAAAGATGCAGGACCGAACCAGACTGTCCGTGAATACGAGCTTATTGATGAGATCAAGAAAGCCTTAGAGGCTAAATGCCCTTCAAAAGTCTCATGTGCAGACATCATAACAGTTGCAACCAGAGACGCTGTAGTTCTTGCTGGAGGACCAAACTACACTGTGCCTACAGGAAGACGTGACGGGCTAGTCTCTAGAGCGGGTGATGTGAACTTGCCTGGACCACAAGTGGACGTGTCTCAAGcatttcaaattttcagagCAAAAGGTCTAACCCTTGAAGAAATGGTGATCCTTTTAGGTGCACATACTGTTGGTGTTGCACATTGTAGTTTCTTCAGTGAACGTCTTCAAAATGATCCATCAATGGATGCTAATTTAGCTGCCAACCTGAGTAATGTCTGTGCTAATCCAAATACTGATCCTACTGTATTGTTGGACCAAGGCACAGGTTTTGTGGTTGATAATGAGTTCTACAAACAGCTCCTTTTGAAGAGAGGAATAATGCATATTGACCAGGAACTTGCCATAGATAGCTCTACTTCTGGTTTCGTTTCACGTTTTGCGAGAGATGGGAATGGATTTAAGCAGAGTTTTGGAAATGCAATGGTGAAGATGGGGAGCGTTGGGGTTCTTGTTGGAAATGATGGAGAAGTGAGGAAAAATTGTAGAGTTTTCAATCCGAAAAACAAACCTACTGTCCCAAGTCCCCCAAAGAAAGACAAGGTTTCACCTCCCAGCAAAaaagccaaaaataaaaagcaaaagaaacctAAGGGTAAcgggaagaagaaaaggaacacAAGAGCACTGTAG